Below is a window of Fimbriimonadaceae bacterium DNA.
TATTTTTGGCGGCTGGTTTGGTTGCGTTGGCGCTCGGCGCTCAGGCTCAATCGCGAAGCTCTTTTCTTGGGGTAAGTCAAATCAACGGGATCACCGTAACGCCAAGCGGCGGCGGCCTCGTCTACACGGTTGCTGTGGGCGCTGCGCCGACGTTCGTTTATAACAGCGTCACGTACAATATCCAAAACGTTCTGGGATTCTGGTCCCTGCGAAATCAGGACCCCGATAACCTCGGAGCGACCGGAAGCAACTTTACCGGCCTGAACGGCAACTGGACGTGGAACGACAGCACTTCGGGTACAGGCTCGATCGCAGGCTGGAAGTCCAATCCGAACGACGGCATCTTTGCCAATCAATCGGACACCTTTACCTACACGGCGATCAACGCTGGAAACATTGACCAGTTCGGTTTCCACGTTCGTTTGACCGAAGGATTCTTCCCCGGCACACAGGGCAACACGGGCCACATCACGCTTGACCCGGTACCCGAGCCCGCTTCGCTTGCGATCCTTGGTGTTGGCGCTTTGGCATTGCTGCGACGTCGACGACAGACCCGATAACTTCTATCGCGTCATCATTTGAAAACGCCGATGGCTAATCGCCATCGGCGTTTTCTTTCCAAGCCCTTAGCCACTCGGCGACGCTCCAGGCCTGCCAGGGACATCCGTTGGCGCGGTGGGGGGCGTCTCCATCGTAGACCTCCGCCAATCCTCCGATCCCATATTCCGTCAGCATCTCTCGCCCCTGGCGCAGAATCCGTTTCGCTTCACCCTTATCTCCTCGAAGCTTGTCTAGCGCCGTAACATAAGGGCCCATCAGCCAGGGCCAAACGGTTCCTTGATGGTACGCCGCATCAAGCTCACGGAGTGTGCCTTCAAATCGCGCTTGATAGCCCGATTCCGATGGCCCCATCGTCCTCAATCCATACGGCGTCAGAAGCTCCCGTTCGATGTGGCTCAAAGCCTGTTCGGCGCGTTTGCCTTTAGCAGGTCCAAACGGGAGAGACATTGCGATCAACTGGTTCGGACGAAGGGTTGCATCGAAGGGATCGACGGTGTCGAAGTAGTGGCCCCTGGATGCGCACCAGAACTTGGATTCAAAGCTGTCTTCGGCAAACTTCGCCGCCTTCTCGTAGCGCCACGATTGCTTGCCGAGCTCCTTCGAAAGCCAAGCCATGACCCACAGGGCATTCACCCAAAGCCCGTTGATCTCAACCGGCTTGCCGTGACGAGGGGTCACCACCCAGTCACCAATTTTTGCGTCCATCCAGGTGAGTTGCTCCCCTGGAACGCCTTGCGTGAGTAGTCCGTCCTCAAGGTCCACTCGAATACCGTACTCGGTGCCCTTGCGGTGGCAGTGTAAAACATCCTTGATGCACTCGTAGGCAAACTCGGCGAACGGAATGTCCCATTCCATTTTCAGGGTTTCGTACAAAGCTTGTACAAACCACAACGTTGCGTCAACCGTGTTATAGTCTGCGCCTCCATCCTCTACAAATCTGTTTGGAATCAACCCCTTTTTCAGGTGCTCCGAATATCGCATGAGGATGCGTCTTGCCAGATCGATGCGTCCGGTGTGGAGACACAAGCCCGGCAGGGAGATCATCGTGTCTCGTCCCCAAGACGTAAACCACGGGTAACCCGCGATGATCGCTTCACTGCCTGGCTTATCGATCAGATAAACCCCAGCAGCTGATGCCAAGCTCGCGCCCAGGGGTTGAGAGAGTGGGCTCTGTACGGGCTCAGTAAGGTCCATCTCTTCGTAGGTGTTGACCATCAATCGTGCGGTTTGTCCGGGAGCGAGTTCGTATTGTAGTTCGCACGGGCAGTAGAGATCCTCTCGATAGTTGAGTCCTCTTTCAAGCTCGCGTGCATGATCGAACCGGTAGTACCAGCCCTGAACAGGAACGCGCTGCGCACCTGTGTGCTCAATACGAATTGGGGTGGGATCATCCACTACCGCAGTGGCTTCGGCCTCGAAGAGCATACGTTGGGGGTAATCGGCGCTCTCATGAAACTCGCCATGATAGCTGCGGTGGGCGACCAGCGGTCTTAACGCAAGAGAGAATGGGATTTCCCCTACGTTTCGATACTCGATCACGGCGGCGTTCTCATGTCGAACCAGCCAGATCACCTTCTCCAGGCGGCATTTCCCAACCCGCCAACGCCACACGGCCTTCGTCCCAACCTCGAAGGACTCCAGATAAAGGTAGCCCTCGGGGAAGATTGCTCCCGGGTACTGATTGGTAGAAAGTGAGACGGGGTTACCCTCTGCCTGAAGGGTGCACTCTATGTTTGCCAGAAGAAGCGTCCGCTCCATCGAGTCGCTGCATGAAAGCAGGTGACCGTGATAGCGGCGGGTGTTCAATCCTGCGATCGTCCCCATAGCAAAGCCGCCCGCTCCGTTCGTCAAAACCCATTCGTGACGAGACGAGAAATCGAGATTGCGGCATTGCTCTTGATCAAACCGATAGCCCATAGTCCTACCATCGCACAATCCTCAACAGTTCGTTAGGCCGAAACGTCGGACTTGATGAGATATACCTGGTGGAATTACCTGGAATGACCGAGAAGAATACTGGAATATGGATCATGAGGGTCAGAGGCGCACCTAACCTTTCAGGGGACTCCAGGATGGAATTATCACTCGCAAAAGGATTCGACAAATCGAACGTGCGGCTATCATGGTTTGACCGCAGCGGCAATCTGCATACCGAGGACGTGTACGTCATGGAAGTGGGATTTGTGCCGATGTACGGCCAGTGCATGGTCACGAGCATGGGCGAAATTAAGCTTGATAGGATTCATACGTGCGAGCGGCTCGACGCCGCTGCTGCGTAAACGCTCAACCGCCAATAACGGTCAGATGAGGCGCCTTTGGCGTCTTTTCTTTTCTCTGGATATCCCTACTTTTTAGGCGCTCGAATACATCGAACGCGCGGAATTGGAACCCTATCCCAAACCGCCGTGGCTCCTGTCGATACAGCAGATACAGCTCGAAACACCCTGCCACCTGCGAAAGAAAAACCTCTCTATCGTAGAGTGTGCTGCGCTCCGAATCGTACTTCCCGATAACCGAAAGCTTGCGCGGGCCAAGCTCCAAGTCGGCACGCGTGATCCACGTATGCTTTCGATCCAGATCATCAAAACTGAACGAGGGTGTGCCTGTATCTACCGTAAAGGTACGCCCGACTGCGATCTGTAACTCTTTGGCGGGCTTCCAGAGCAGACCCGCGGTGCCGCGCATCCAGCCAAACTTTTCGTTACCCAAGTACATTCGCGCATCGAACCGGGCGAGGGTGGACAGTTGAGAGTTGACACTGTAGGCAGGGATTCCGACGGTGCTCGACACAACAGCGCGATTGCGATAGCCGCCGCCGTTCTCACCAATGCGCTGGTAGCGTATCTGTGCGGTCGTTGCCAGCGGTCCAACCGTTCCCCCCATCTCAACTGCGATATCCCAGGGTTTTGAGATTCCTCCACCGCCGAGGCTGCCACCCGACGAGAGGTTCCACGCCGAGCCGATACCGGCAGTGAAGACACGGGCAGATAGCCGTTTGTGCTCGGATTCTGGGCTTTTGACCAATACGTTGTCGAGGTAAGAGTCGGAGAATGGATCGCCGAGCTCAGAGCCGGGACGCACGGATCGTTCCGACCCGCCTTTGAGCAAGTCTTGGCTGAGCATGAAGTCGGTCCGGGGCCGACGTCCTGTAAAGCTTGAGAACGATCCGGACACGAAAGTATCCGCAGCCACCGGGATGTCGCTCGACCAAGTCACGCCAACGCCTGTTCCTGGACGAACGCTAAGAGATGGCATGGAAATCCCTTGTGAGCGACTATCGAGGCTGAACGTGTGCTTGGGCAGAGACAAGACCTTCTTTCCAAAAACGTTGAGCGCGATGCGCCGAACGACGCCGCTCTTTCCTGGACGGACCACAGCCGAATCCCCGCTGATCGTGATGCGACCGGGTTCGTCGGGGCAGGGCATCGCGACGATGTTCTTGAGCGTCCAGGCGTCTGGCATCACGTCGATCGACTCTGCTTTCACCACGAGACGGTCCACATGAACCTCTACATCTTGGGCGTTACCCGTCCCAAGCGCCCAATTGAATTCGAAGCGCTGAGCGAGAATCATTCCGTCTGGATCGTCGATACGAACGTCCCCCTCGGCGACACCCCTCTCCTCTCCATCCTTCATATAGAGTGTGAGCTTCTCAGCCGTTAAGACCGTTGGACCGTAGTAGGCTTTGACGCCCCCAGTAAAAGTAAGGGTTTTGGCTTCGAGATCGGCTGATTTGTGCCGCCATTCGATGCGAAGAACTTGGTCGATCTGCTCCGATTGGATCACAAAAGCTGGCGCAACGCTAAGCGGCGAGAGAACAGGAGCCGGTGTGCCGATGAGCCAAGCCATTGAAGAATTCCCAGTGTACCGAACCGTACCGAACAATCGACGTCCCAGGAAACGTCGTGTATCATAGGAGAGCGTAGGTCTAAAGACATGCTTGAAGCTCGTACCGTCCCCATATCCCGTTCGGAAGCTATACAGGAGGAGTTGTATTGGGTTGTTCGTTGCCGCGCCGGCGACGAAGTTGCCCTCGGCTACCTGATAACCCGACACCGTAACCGCCTCATTCGAACCGCCGCCAACCTGTTGCGAGATCGCCACGAAGCCGAAGATGTAGCGCAAGAAGCGTTCCTTAAGGCTTTTCGTGAGATTCATCGGCTACGGGATGATCGCGCGTTCGCCGGATTTCTCTATCGCATCTGTGTCCGTCTTTGCATGGACAGGCTGCGACTAAAGCGCCCTGAACTCGTCGAGTTCGACACCGCCCAACCGCACGACGGTGGGATTGTCGAAAACCGAGTGGTGATCGAAAAGGTCTTGGACCTTCTATCGCCCGAACTGCGTACAACGCTTGTACTTCGCGAAATGGAACAACTGAGCTATGAAGAGGTTGCCGAATTGATGCACGTTCCTGTGGGAACGGTGCGTTCGCGCCTCCATACGGCTCGTGAGCGCTTCCGGAAGCTTTGGTTGGAGGCTAATCGCGAGTGAAGTTCCGGCTTTTCGGGTGTACCAAGTTTAGCCGCCTGCTCTCGGACGCGCAGGACCGGCTAATCACGGATAGCGAACGCCGATATATGGATCGGCACCGCACCGTGTGCCCGAATTGCCGCAAGAAAGAACGAGAGAGCGACCTTGCCTTGAATATGCTGCGGATGGCCGCCTTCGACGTCGATCCTGAACCGCAGTTCGATCAGCGTGTCCTGCGTCGGCATAAGCTCGATACCGTGCGAGAAGATATCCGCTACTGGTCGCCAACGGTATGGGGGGCCGCCTTCGCCGTCGTCGCGATCTTCGCTGCTCTTCAGATGGTAAGCCGTTCTGCGCAGCTTCCCGTCTTCCACGGGCCGGGTACCGACGCGAAAAGGGTCACTTCAGAAGCGCCCCTTATCCCGGATTGGAATCCTGGAGTTGATGCTCATCCGTTCTCCAAATGAACGCTTCGGCTAGGATCGCACTCGGGGTCATCGCCGGCTCACTGCTCACTCTCATCATTGACTCACGTTCGCGCCCCATTGCGCTCGCCGGAATCGTCGAGCAGGGCCGCTCCACCGCCATTCAGTCGTCGAATCTGATTCCGCAAAACAGTCGACAACTCAGCCCTCCGCAAAACCTCATCGATGCCAGCATGTACATGCAGGTCGGGGCCATTCAGCTTGGACCGGGCGGCAAACTCTCCTCCGAGGAGATCACGACTCTCTTGCGCGTTGCCGAACACGCCGCTAAGTCGGAACCCTCGAACGCCTTTTGGAAGCAGATGATCGCCGTCCTTGAGCTCAAGCGAGGGCGCGCGACCGAGGCGAGAACGGCTTGGCTGGAAGCGGCCACATGCACGAACTGGAGAGACTATCAGTCGGAGAGATTGTTCGCCATCGCAAAGCTGCTCTCTCGGGAAACCGGAACCCCGATGGCTTGGCATGTCTCTCGTGCGATGATGTTTCGCTCAGATGCGTGTGCAAACACGATCCGCCAGACGGGGACAAGCATCATCTCAAAGTCCAGTACAACTTCCAAGGGCGGGCTTGTCGTTCGCTACGCAACGCTTGAGAATGGGCGGCTCTTACGCGACGGCTCGCGGTCAATCACGTCAGGCTTATCCGGGGTCACTCTCATCGAACTAGCGAGCCTCCCGCCTGGCATCCGTGTGCCGGAACGCTCACCGCGCAACCTCATCGTCTCGCGGCTTGAGTTTGTGAAGAACCTCCGGGGCGAAGGGTTTCCCGACGAGGCCAAGATCGCAGAAAGAGCCTTTTCGGTCAATGATGCGTGGAGTGCATTCTTGAATCGCGACGAAGCCGACGGTCTCACTCAGAGGCTTGTTCAGACCTCGCTTGTTTCGGCGACGCTACCCAGCGCACTGCTCATGATCTCGCTGATTGGTATTGCTGTGTTAGGGCTGTCGAAGGCTTTTGAAAGATGGCCTAAGATGATGGTTGTCTTTCGCGCCCCATTCGCGCCTGCGATCGGAGGGCTGGCCGCGATCGTCCTGTACCTGACGACAGACTTGCTTCTGCTTGCCCTGACCGCTGTTCTTTGCATCGGCTTTGTTGCCTTCACTCCATCTAAGACTCGCAGCCGTCCTCCGGACGATCTTGGGCCGCTGTTCAAGGTCGTCTGTGGCACCTTTGTCGTTGTCTTTGTCGGGCTGTTGTCGGTCTTCATCATCGGCCTCACCAGACCCGCAATCGAGATTAGCGAACTAGCTGTCATCCCTCCCGAATACATCGGAGGGGGGACGCTGCCGCTGGGCTTGGCGTTTATTGTTCTCTGTCTTTTGTGCGTTGCTGCGCCAAGTTGGGCGTTTGTCCAACGCATCGATACGACCCGGGCGCTCACCATCGCTTTTCGGCAATTCGGAAGCTACACGATGTGGCTTTGCCTCGTGTTCGGTATCCTGGCAGTGCCAGCCGGTATTTTTATTGATAGCCGCACGGAGGCACAACTTAGCCAGATTCTCGCAAACGAGCCAAACTACTACATACTCGATGCACGATTTGCAGGCTTCTCGAATACGCCCGATCGCTGAACGTCGACAGACGTTGGTGGAAAGTCTGCGCCAAGACCCCGCCGGACTTAGCTGGTGCGAACTCCACTCGGACCTCATCGACGAAGCGATTCGAGAGATTTACGAGGCTGTCCGAAGAGCGCACCCTGACCTACCGCATATCTCGATTGTGGGTGTGGGTGGTTATGGAAGACGCGAACTTGCCCCTTATTCGGACATCGACATCGTTGTGATCCCCATCGAGGAGACCCATCCCGCCCTCGATGTCGCTGTTAAAGAGCTTTACTTTCACCTGCACGAGGCTTTCCGAACTCAGTTTGGGTTAGAACCTGGATACGCCTATCGGCTCATCAACGACGCCATTGCTCTGGATGCCAAGTCTCAAACCGGGATGCTCGACGCCCGACTGGTCGCGGGTTCTCACGCACCGCTGCAAGCCTTCCAAGGGCTGTTTCATGAGTCATTTGTCGCCGGTGAGTTTGTGCTTGCAAAAATTCGCGAGCGCGAAGAGAATTTTCGGACCTACCATGACACCCCCCTCGTTACTGCTCCCCATCTCAAAGAGGGTGCAGGGGGCATTCGGTGTTTTCATTGCGCGAACTGGATACGCCTCTCCATTGAGACCATGCCTGCGCGGCCCAGCTCGGCTTTCGACTCGGTCGCGAAGTATCGCAATCTTCTCCACGTTGTTGCAGGCAAGCCCACCGACCATCTGACGTGGGCACGTCAAGGCGAACTCGCCGAACTGCTCTCCACAACGCCCAACGACCTTATGTCCGAACTTGCAACGAGCATGCTCGCGGTCCACGAAGAGTACATCGCAGCGCTTGACGTCCTCCGCGAATCGCGATACCGCATCGCCCCCGGAGTGATGGCGATCCGTGGTGAAGCAAGAGTGACTGGCGATGCGACGCTGAGCGCAGCCGCCCAAGGCATCGCGATTGCGACAGAGCTTGGACTGCGCGTGGAATCGGATGTGTCTGAATCTAGCCCGGATGTTGATGGGGCAGAGGCACTGCACGCTATCTCGTCAGGCGAGGTGACGCTGCGGAATCTTGACCGGTCCGGACTGCTTGACAGGCTGCTCCCCGAACTCACCGCTTGCCGGACGCTCATGCCCCAAGACCCTACGCACACCTACTCGGTCTTTGAACACACACTGCGCGTTATCCGCAACCTCGACAACGTCCCTCGCGAGGGATACTTGGGCAACGTTCGCGCGGCTGTCTCGGCAAAGCCAGCGCTGTATCTCGCCGCGCTGCTCCATGACACTGGCAAAATCGATCCACTGCGAGAGCACAGCGAGTTAGGCGCCGAAATCACCCTTCGAGTGGCTCAACGGTGGGGGATTGCCTCAAATGTGCGCGATACGGTTGCCTGGCTGGTTCGGGAGCACCTGACACTGGATCGCTTCTTGCGGACTCGCGATGTCGAAAACGCACAGGCCGCTTGGGATTTCGCCACGATTGTGCAAAACCAAGAGCGACTTGATATGCTCACGCTCTTAACCTACGCCGACGTCAATGCCGTATCCGATACTGCTTGGACCGTCACCCAAGACAGCTACCTACGCGTCCTCCACGAGCGGACAACAGCCGCGCTCGAAGGGGAGACATCCACGGCACCGGCGCCCGCAACCTTCCGCCGAATGCTTGAGCGCGAGCTGATTAAAGAGGACATCGACGACGACGAGATCCGCGCCTATCTGCAAGCGTTACCGCCGCATTACATCCTCAGCACACCCACCGAGACAGCAAAACGGCATCTCCAGCACGAGCGGCGTGCGCGCGAAGGCGCTGTCATCGTTGAGGTGAACCATAGACCCGACGCCCACACCAGCGAGATCACGGTCTGCTGCCTGGACGCGCCCGGATTACTGAGCAAGATCCTTGGTGTGGTTTACGCCTACGACGTCACAACTCTCGGCGTTCGCGCGGCGACCACTCGTACCGATAAGCCGGTCGCCATCGACACCCTGACCGTCAGTTTCAACGAAAACTGCGTCCCTTTCGCGACAGAAAGGCAGATCGAAACCGGCCTTCGCGAAGTTATCGAAGGCCGTACGCCGGTCGCTGACATTCTCAAGAAGCGCGGCAAGGACGCCAGCCGTAAACAGGACCAGTTCACGTATACGTTCACCGAGGGCAAGCCGGGAATCCTTGAAGTGCGTGCCCCACGCGGACGCGGCATGGCCTATCGCATGTCTCAGCTCATCTCCGAAAACGCTTGGAACATCTCCACTGCAAGATTTGGGCAATGGGCAGGACGGGGTTCGGCGACTTTCTATATCTCTGGTAAGGATGAAGCCCCCCTTTCGGCGACGGACGTCGAGCAGGCTCTCTCGCGAGGGGTATAGTCTGCCTGGCCTATGAATGCGGTCATTTTTGGATGCGGCCGAACCGGCGCAGCGCTTGCCCTGCAACTGCGGGCTGCAAAATACAGCGTGACGATTATCGAGCAAAACCCTGAGGCGCTCATACGTTTGGGCAACGATCACGGGTGCGAAATAATCATCGGCAGTGGCCTCGATAACGAGGTTCTCCAACGCGCAAACCTCGCGAACGCGGAGGCTTTTTTCGCGCTTACTCGCGGTGACAACACCAACCTTATGGCGGCCCAGATCGTGCGGCTCAAGTACAACTGCCCTCGCGTCTGTGTCAAGGTTTCCGATCCGCTCCGCGCCGATGCGTACCGCAAGATGGGCTACGTCTGCATCAATCCCCCCTCACTCGCCGCTGGCATGATGCTGGACTGGGTTTTGGAGAGAGAGTATAAGCCGGTTGATGCGTACAACGATCTCCCCGAGGAGCTGAAGGTTTAGTCCATGTATATGGTTCTCGTTGGCGGTGGCAATGTCGGGCTTGAGCTCGCCAAGCGGCTGATCGAAGCCGATCACGAAGTGCTCGTTCTCGAAAAGGATGCTCGCAGCGCCGTACGGTTGATTCAGCTCATCGGCGAAGAGAATGTTTTGATCGGCGATGGCTGCGAGGTTGTGGTGCAAAAGAGCGCAGGTCTTGAGCGTGCCGATGTCGTCGTTGCTGTGACGGGCGAGGATGAAGACAACCTTGTGGTCTGCCAGATGGCAAAAGCGCTTTGGAATGTCGACCGGGTTTTGGCCCGAGTCAACGATCCCGACCATGTCGAGGTCTTTAAGCAACTCGGTATCGACGACACGGTCAGCGCCACCGGCATCATCTATTCCCTGCTTGAGCAGCAGATATCGCCTGACGTGGTTGTTCCGGTTGGCGCGTTGGGTCGCGGCAACCTCGAAATCGTGGAGGTAGAGCTCAGTTCACGCTCGCCGGTAGTCGGGAAGAAGGTGCGTGATCTCGTTCTGCCCGCACAAACGAATATCATCTGGATCGTTCGAGAAGATCACGGGTTGGGCGTGACCGGTGACACCGATCTTCTTGTGGGAGATATGGTCGTCGCGCTCGTGAATCGAGACCACTCCATTGAGTTTCGCGCTGCCCTCCATCCTGTGATGGCCCAGGGCTAATCTCTCTCGATACGAAGCGTCTTCTCGTGGGTGTAAACGGCAAAGCCCGTTGGACTGCCCTTTGGCTTGCGCACATACTTCTTCAGTGTGTAATCGACTTCGACATAGCTCGAATGCTTGGCTACGCTGTGCTTGACAGCCACCTGCGCCGCAAACAGAAGCGCTTCCCGGCTGATCTTATCCGGCTGGTTGTGGGTTTGGATGACGACATGTGTTGACTGAGATCCGCGCACATGAAGCCAGATGTCATTGGGCTTTGCGATGCGCAAGGTGAGGTAATCGTTCGCCTCAGAGTTCTCACCGAAGAAGACGCGCTCGCTTCCGGGTCCGATTAACTCTCGAACCTTCTTGCCTTCGTAGGGGCGATCCTCTTTCTTTTGAGAC
It encodes the following:
- a CDS encoding sigma-70 family RNA polymerase sigma factor produces the protein MLEARTVPISRSEAIQEELYWVVRCRAGDEVALGYLITRHRNRLIRTAANLLRDRHEAEDVAQEAFLKAFREIHRLRDDRAFAGFLYRICVRLCMDRLRLKRPELVEFDTAQPHDGGIVENRVVIEKVLDLLSPELRTTLVLREMEQLSYEEVAELMHVPVGTVRSRLHTARERFRKLWLEANRE
- a CDS encoding TrkA family potassium uptake protein; the encoded protein is MNAVIFGCGRTGAALALQLRAAKYSVTIIEQNPEALIRLGNDHGCEIIIGSGLDNEVLQRANLANAEAFFALTRGDNTNLMAAQIVRLKYNCPRVCVKVSDPLRADAYRKMGYVCINPPSLAAGMMLDWVLEREYKPVDAYNDLPEELKV
- a CDS encoding HD domain-containing protein; the encoded protein is MHDLQASRIRPIAERRQTLVESLRQDPAGLSWCELHSDLIDEAIREIYEAVRRAHPDLPHISIVGVGGYGRRELAPYSDIDIVVIPIEETHPALDVAVKELYFHLHEAFRTQFGLEPGYAYRLINDAIALDAKSQTGMLDARLVAGSHAPLQAFQGLFHESFVAGEFVLAKIREREENFRTYHDTPLVTAPHLKEGAGGIRCFHCANWIRLSIETMPARPSSAFDSVAKYRNLLHVVAGKPTDHLTWARQGELAELLSTTPNDLMSELATSMLAVHEEYIAALDVLRESRYRIAPGVMAIRGEARVTGDATLSAAAQGIAIATELGLRVESDVSESSPDVDGAEALHAISSGEVTLRNLDRSGLLDRLLPELTACRTLMPQDPTHTYSVFEHTLRVIRNLDNVPREGYLGNVRAAVSAKPALYLAALLHDTGKIDPLREHSELGAEITLRVAQRWGIASNVRDTVAWLVREHLTLDRFLRTRDVENAQAAWDFATIVQNQERLDMLTLLTYADVNAVSDTAWTVTQDSYLRVLHERTTAALEGETSTAPAPATFRRMLERELIKEDIDDDEIRAYLQALPPHYILSTPTETAKRHLQHERRAREGAVIVEVNHRPDAHTSEITVCCLDAPGLLSKILGVVYAYDVTTLGVRAATTRTDKPVAIDTLTVSFNENCVPFATERQIETGLREVIEGRTPVADILKKRGKDASRKQDQFTYTFTEGKPGILEVRAPRGRGMAYRMSQLISENAWNISTARFGQWAGRGSATFYISGKDEAPLSATDVEQALSRGV
- a CDS encoding PEP-CTERM sorting domain-containing protein, encoding MLKKVFLAAGLVALALGAQAQSRSSFLGVSQINGITVTPSGGGLVYTVAVGAAPTFVYNSVTYNIQNVLGFWSLRNQDPDNLGATGSNFTGLNGNWTWNDSTSGTGSIAGWKSNPNDGIFANQSDTFTYTAINAGNIDQFGFHVRLTEGFFPGTQGNTGHITLDPVPEPASLAILGVGALALLRRRRQTR
- a CDS encoding TrkA family potassium uptake protein, producing the protein MYMVLVGGGNVGLELAKRLIEADHEVLVLEKDARSAVRLIQLIGEENVLIGDGCEVVVQKSAGLERADVVVAVTGEDEDNLVVCQMAKALWNVDRVLARVNDPDHVEVFKQLGIDDTVSATGIIYSLLEQQISPDVVVPVGALGRGNLEIVEVELSSRSPVVGKKVRDLVLPAQTNIIWIVREDHGLGVTGDTDLLVGDMVVALVNRDHSIEFRAALHPVMAQG
- a CDS encoding LPS-assembly protein LptD, producing MAWLIGTPAPVLSPLSVAPAFVIQSEQIDQVLRIEWRHKSADLEAKTLTFTGGVKAYYGPTVLTAEKLTLYMKDGEERGVAEGDVRIDDPDGMILAQRFEFNWALGTGNAQDVEVHVDRLVVKAESIDVMPDAWTLKNIVAMPCPDEPGRITISGDSAVVRPGKSGVVRRIALNVFGKKVLSLPKHTFSLDSRSQGISMPSLSVRPGTGVGVTWSSDIPVAADTFVSGSFSSFTGRRPRTDFMLSQDLLKGGSERSVRPGSELGDPFSDSYLDNVLVKSPESEHKRLSARVFTAGIGSAWNLSSGGSLGGGGISKPWDIAVEMGGTVGPLATTAQIRYQRIGENGGGYRNRAVVSSTVGIPAYSVNSQLSTLARFDARMYLGNEKFGWMRGTAGLLWKPAKELQIAVGRTFTVDTGTPSFSFDDLDRKHTWITRADLELGPRKLSVIGKYDSERSTLYDREVFLSQVAGCFELYLLYRQEPRRFGIGFQFRAFDVFERLKSRDIQRKEKTPKAPHLTVIGG
- a CDS encoding glycogen debranching enzyme family protein, with the translated sequence MGYRFDQEQCRNLDFSSRHEWVLTNGAGGFAMGTIAGLNTRRYHGHLLSCSDSMERTLLLANIECTLQAEGNPVSLSTNQYPGAIFPEGYLYLESFEVGTKAVWRWRVGKCRLEKVIWLVRHENAAVIEYRNVGEIPFSLALRPLVAHRSYHGEFHESADYPQRMLFEAEATAVVDDPTPIRIEHTGAQRVPVQGWYYRFDHARELERGLNYREDLYCPCELQYELAPGQTARLMVNTYEEMDLTEPVQSPLSQPLGASLASAAGVYLIDKPGSEAIIAGYPWFTSWGRDTMISLPGLCLHTGRIDLARRILMRYSEHLKKGLIPNRFVEDGGADYNTVDATLWFVQALYETLKMEWDIPFAEFAYECIKDVLHCHRKGTEYGIRVDLEDGLLTQGVPGEQLTWMDAKIGDWVVTPRHGKPVEINGLWVNALWVMAWLSKELGKQSWRYEKAAKFAEDSFESKFWCASRGHYFDTVDPFDATLRPNQLIAMSLPFGPAKGKRAEQALSHIERELLTPYGLRTMGPSESGYQARFEGTLRELDAAYHQGTVWPWLMGPYVTALDKLRGDKGEAKRILRQGREMLTEYGIGGLAEVYDGDAPHRANGCPWQAWSVAEWLRAWKENADGD